The Entelurus aequoreus isolate RoL-2023_Sb linkage group LG08, RoL_Eaeq_v1.1, whole genome shotgun sequence genome segment ACCACCAGGTTGGTCAAATGTTACTTTTCTGTTACTCTTTCCTGTCATGCTGGAAGAAGATAATTAATAAGTTAATTAGCCCTTTCAACCATTGACACTGCAGTCACATATTTCCAAATATTTGCTTTGATGAAGGAATCCCAATTAACATCCAAATCACTTTTATCTATAACAGAACCCCTCCAACCTCCAGTCAGGCACTCATCGGAGCCTCTTTCCTCTACCATTCCGACCCCCACACTACTACCACCCGAGTCCCTCGGTTCTTCCCCCTTACGTTCCCATGCCTCCCTCTGTTGTGGCATCGCGCAACCAACCAACAGTCCCCCCGACCAAATTCCCTTTCCCCCCATGTGGACCAAAGCCTAAAGAGAGGGTGAAGGAACCGCTGGAGCATTTGCGCTACCTGGCGGAACAGTACAAGTCTTCATCTGGACTGAGTGAGCCGCTCAACCTGAGCGTTAAAGCACAGTGTCAGAGGACCGACAAAATCCCGAAGTCATCATTTGCACCGCCTTTGTCCGGCAAAACACCAAAGTTTTTGAACACGCCCTCCTCGCTGTACACGCCACAATACCCGCAGGTAGCAAGGAAAGAAGGCAGCAGAAAGCCGGATGAAGCAGCGGCTGCAGGAGTAGTGCCATACCCCGAAAAAGCGAGGGAGGACGTCGTGGTGGACCTCACCGGGAAAGAAGGCAGCAGAAAGCCGGATGAAGCAGCGGCTGCAGGATTAGTGACATACCCCGAAAAAGCGAGGGAGGACGTCGTGGTGGACCTCACCTCGAAGAGTAGCCCAGAGTATGACAGAAGCCTGACAGATTGCGGAAATATGACAAAAGAGCAACTGGTGAGTCCAGAAGGGAGGAGACTCAATCCCAGTCACATACCTGCCGAAAACAACAGCAAAATGGAGATTGAAATCCCTCTGTCCGTGTTCCACAACTGGCTACGGCTGTACGGCCCGCACGGTGCGGCAAACAACGCGAAGCAGCTACCTCAGCAGCTACTTCAGCAGGTACCTCGTCACCTGCAGGTGGAGGAAGCGGAGCGAAGGAGCAAGGGCATGCTCCCAACCAATCTATCATTTCACTTTAACTCCCACCGGCAGAACACCACAATCGAAGATCTGAGGGCGGTGAACAGAACAGTGCCATGCCCGAGGTCGAGCGGCCAGGCAGCAGCGACTCCCCACGTCCCAAGCCACAAGAGTTTCCCCGACTACTCGCCTTCCAGCAGCATTCAAAAACCTGCCGCCACTGTGGATGTCTGTCCGTTTCCCTCGCAGGGAATGTCTTTACCACACAGATCCAAACCCCCAACGTATTGGGAGGCCCTCGCTAAGGAGAGACCCCCGAGTCCCGCTGCGGTTCCGCAAGACCTCACGGTGACGACGAGCCGCCACGGCGACATCAAGCCGGCAAGTCCGAAGGCGGTCGAGAGGAGGCTCTCGTCATCGTCTTTGCTGATGATGAATTCCGGCTCTGCCTCAGTGCTGCAGCTCACCAGTGAGGAGGTGATGAAGCTAAAGAAAATCATCTCCAGCTCTTCATGACGCATGCGGCCATGTGCCGGCACAGACTGTCTTAAATCCGTCCGATGAGTTCCATTTTGACAATGTGCATGGCACTATGCTTGTTTCCTGTTTTGTAAATCACctatttacatgtaaatataaatacttcttgatttttttttctggGTGTCTTAATTTTGTTGATCCTAATTACAAAATATTCAGCCCTTCCTGGATTTTGCAATGTCCCGATCGCGCCAATACACACAAATGTAACCAATCCCGCCAATTACTTTGTCCAAAACTTGCAACTTCCCCATATATTTTGGCGACTCAGCATCATTTTCGCCAATCGACCTTGTTCGGGAGCGGCGCTCATACGCACACATCGACTGTTGAacctaaatgtatgtttgttcctTAAATTGGCAAAGCAGGAACAACAAGGAGCCACACCTCAGACCAACTTCTGGTTCCGGTTTGTGGCGCAAAGCCTTCAGGGTAATGTAGTACAAAacctaaaagcagtgaagttgtcacgttgtgtaaatggtaaataaaaagagaatacaataatttggaaatccttttcaacttatattcaaatgaatagaccGCGGTCGGCGTGACTctgacgctgtaaatgtggaacttagagccaagctattttgacataaatggagtgcttacccaaattaaACGGAAAAAAATGCcctcggccagctggaccaaacagacaagtgtgagtgagtcacactttatattgctcATGATACACACTGcatgtcatgcgtgttattacaactacagtacacacGCTGTCTGgcgagctgtgtacaaacaaaacatgaaatgcgggctaatactttacagacactgtaatatgattgttcatgtttttcagtcagtacagattggtataCAATCgcattgttgtgcattacaaactcaaatgtgtttcgtgttgacgtagaaactagcttatctctttctgtagttagcttttacggctaataccgaagcacgccgatgtgttattacgctagaaaaagagttcctcagtgttcgctcttacaataacaatgttgctacagcttggttattatacaggctacagaacgtaaatgaagtgtCGTTGGcgcttttttaatgtattttcaaaGTGAATtgatagaattgattgctcccattagctgcattgttagccaccaagaacgagaggATTTTTACGTGTtagaatgctaaaaaaaaacgaaagccttttgtgttcttgtctctcataattgtaggcaaaattcccaaaaaagttcagttcctcgttaagatggacaaacacttttcatgcgtaaaacatacacggagaattcctgcaacttgtggacgacagagcaggCAGGCAATAATACGTTTGAATAAATCAAAACAGTCATTTGATGATGAGCTCTGAGTGTGTACTTTTAAGTATGTGTGCTATGGAATGAGAGTATTTTTTTGTTGCggtcctgtgctttttgaggcaAGTACGAGGAAAACATTgacaacaaattcataaaatcacaaattGTTATTGTAAAGCCTCAAAAACATGGCAAATTTTGCAGCAAACTCTCAAAAAGTCGTTGACAGCAATTGTATATGAATAtttaaacaaacatgttttgacaATAATCCTGTATGTTTATAATgtacaatacatacagaatagtgctgctaggatcctgatgagcgtgcggaaatatgaccatatcacaacaactctcaaatcccttcactggcttccagttccactcaggattgaattcaaagtctccctactaacccaccagtgcctccatggaaatgcccccctctacctcaaagaactactcacccccaaatcctccacaccagtggtccccaaccaccgggccgcggcgtaccgggccgcagaagaaattaaaaaataaaataaaataaaaaaaataaaaaataaaaaaatttttttattattaaatcaacataaaaaacacaatatagacattatatatcaatataaatcaatacagtctgcagggatacagtccgtaagcacacatgattgtatttctttataaaaaaaaaaggaaaaaaaaaaaaattcccagtctgtggaacgctctccctgaccacctgagggcacccagactgtggatgcttttaaaaaaggcttaaaaacccttctttttaaaaaagcctttttttatatactgtatatatatgcatactagttttagctatttggctgttctagtttttattttttttaattttgtattatctttttatttttattttttttaatacactgtagcactttgaagttatttactcaatgtaaagtgcttttaaaaaaatacaatctattattattatgtacccTATGTTAATATGTTGATAAATATGTTTGTAAACGTTAATATGGTCATTTTGACTGAGCAACACAAATGTTCAGCATTTGAACAAATTGCAAGTAAATATTCACTTATCGTCATGTTGACATTTCATCAAACGTCTTACAGTAGACGCCAAACAGGCAGAGCAGCGTTCTCAGGGTTGGAACTCATAATCAGAAAAGCATCTGTCGACGCCCGCAATTAAATGAAACACGCATTTTCTAATTGCCACATTCCAAGATATTATTTTAAAGGGCAGGAACGTTTGTGAGCAGTCATGACGACGCGGCACAAACAATATTAGCATCAATATAATAAGGACCATTATTACATTGGATTTCTGGAAATTTTCCGACCGCATGCAAGTCATCCGTTCCTTGCGTCACACGAGGAAGTGTCCCCGTGTGCCTTTGCCGTCGTTAAAAAGTTTCCTCCTGAAATGTATTTGTTAACACTGAACAATGATTCCACCCGAGTAGGGATGCACATGGAAAACTACCAAGACACTTTACACTACTGAAAACATGAATGACAGTTACCACTGTCCGAGTATTACGCTTGGCGCTAGGCTAACGTGGATAAAGTACTGTGGAGTACTGCGTATCAATACAACTAGGAACTAGGAAACTTGTATTGATACGCAGTATCAATACAAAATGCGGCTgaaagacttttgacaagaacaaaaaagtttgatcatattatgcctatactgtatatacctttctatactgtatatacctttatatacacatatacctattTATACAgaatacctatactggctcacttgcactggcttcctgtgcacttaagatgtgactttaaggttttactacttaggtataaaatactc includes the following:
- the LOC133656166 gene encoding uncharacterized protein LOC133656166; protein product: MERQVHMTMARLGVQEDRRRESVDPGEEQFLKSLYLFMKKRDTPIERIPHLGFKQIDLFVMFKTVRSFGGYHQVTAQQLWKQVYNSLGGNPRSTSAATCTRRHYEKLLLPYECHLKGQRMSAILPHPMEHFRYHGYSPEDRVCDGPRPAKRKLMSMPLHHQNPSNLQSGTHRSLFPLPFRPPHYYHPSPSVLPPYVPMPPSVVASRNQPTVPPTKFPFPPCGPKPKERVKEPLEHLRYLAEQYKSSSGLSEPLNLSVKAQCQRTDKIPKSSFAPPLSGKTPKFLNTPSSLYTPQYPQVARKEGSRKPDEAAAAGVVPYPEKAREDVVVDLTGKEGSRKPDEAAAAGLVTYPEKAREDVVVDLTSKSSPEYDRSLTDCGNMTKEQLVSPEGRRLNPSHIPAENNSKMEIEIPLSVFHNWLRLYGPHGAANNAKQLPQQLLQQVPRHLQVEEAERRSKGMLPTNLSFHFNSHRQNTTIEDLRAVNRTVPCPRSSGQAAATPHVPSHKSFPDYSPSSSIQKPAATVDVCPFPSQGMSLPHRSKPPTYWEALAKERPPSPAAVPQDLTVTTSRHGDIKPASPKAVERRLSSSSLLMMNSGSASVLQLTSEEVMKLKKIISSSS